TTTGTAAGACTTAAATTGTATGATACGATTAGATAATATATAGGAAATAGTATATGCTACACCTGGATATTATACTTATTTTATTAGAAAAGCTTAAGACAACATACACCCTCTTAAGCTTATATCACATTATTTTGAATGAACATTGAAATTACAGGCACTGTGCAATGAACGCCCCCCTAGCAAGCGCATGCGCGCGCGCAATGTTTCTCCCTGGCATCACCCAGTACGAAGGGAATCATatataacccctcccccctccaccctTTAATACTTTCCAACTAAATTGCCATGCTCATCAGTAGCCTAAAATCGGCCACCACCACCATAAGGGAAGGGGGCGGGTTTACCCAtattccccccccccatcccctgaCCACCTCCTCCCCTACTTACCCATCGGGCACAGACAATGAATTCTGGAATTCCTTTTTCCTTCCAGCTTTCCTTTTTCCTTCCAGCTTTCCTTTTTCCTTCCAGTTTTCTTTTTCCCTGGAAATGATGCGAGAGAGAGATCGGGGCATTTTCTGCCAAGGGTGACAGTGATCGGTTTAATGGGCGTTCTGGTCGCGGTAAAAAAGACGATTTTCCAATTCTACGGTTCCAGCTTTCTTGCCTCGACGGTCATTTAGGAATCGTGGaccttccaggggtatggaaaggggagggggaagggCCCGGGGGGAGGGAGAGACCGCTGTTTCCAGCAGCAACGAGTCCAGTTAACATACATACATCAGTCATGAGCCGGTTGAAGAGTGTATGAAAAATGGAAGGGAAAAGATCAAAGTGACTTTTACCGGAtattattttgctttgtttttttaaGGTGGTACCTTCTGATGTGAGCGAtttcccacccccctctctctctctctctctctctcctctctctctctctctctctctctctctctctctctctctctctctctctctgaaatgtacTTCCAAATGGGATTCAGAACCACAGAAAAAATAGAGATTAATGACTTGATTGTAATTTACATAAGAGTAATGTTAggttaaatacatatactgtatatatatatatatatatatatatatatatatatatatactatatatatatatatatactgtatatatatatatatatattttatatatatatatatatatatatatatatatatatataatatatatataattatatatgtgtgtgtgtatatatgtacgtatatataatatatatatatatatatatatatatatatatgtatatatgtatatatatgtatatatacactatatatatgtatgtatacatatatacatatatgtatatatatatgagagagagagagagagagagagagaggagagagagagagagagagagaggagagagagagagagagatgagagagagaaaagcctatataatgatatatatgtatatatgtcaacaTAAAATTCCATATTTTAGAAGATATAACTTGGTATTGAATGTAAATCAGAACCACGCACTTGCTTAATAACAAAGTATGTAATGTAATCGAAATATtccttaataaaataataatacgaactacaaaagatatattattattattattattatcattattattattattattattattattattactagccaagctacaaaataGAATATTAACCCAAGAAGatatgaaagaaaaacaaatagatttgTGAATAGCggagaaaaactaaaaataaaaaaggaatttaagATAGAACTCCTAGTAAATaacctaaccaaaaaaaaaaaaaaaaaaaaaagtgggggtcATGGACTAGCATGTTCAGAAATATTAACCTAATAAGATGTGAAAGAAAACAAATAGATTTGTGAATAGcggagaaaaacaaaaaataaaaaaaggaatttaagaTAGAACTCCTTGTGAataacctaacaaaaaaaaaaaaaaaaaaaaagggatggtCATGGACTAGCATGCTCAGAAATATTAACCTAATAAGATGTGAAAGAAAACAAATAGATTTGTGGAATAGCggagaaaaactaaaaataaaaaaggaatttaagATAGAACTCCTAGTAAATaacctaaccaaaaaaaaaaaaaaaaaaaaaaagggatggtCATGGACTAGCATGTTCAGAAACATTAACCTAATAAGATGTGAAAGAAAACAAATAGATTTGTGAATAGCggagaaaaactaaaaataaaaaggaatttaagATAGAACTCCTTGTAAATaacctaaccaaaaaaaaaaaaaaaaaaaaggtggtcaTGGACGAGCATGTTCAGAAAACAGCAAGAAACGACTTTCATTGCCCATATAAAAGGCATCGGTCCATAACACTGAGATGAAAGCGTCGGGGTGTTGACACCGAAGGCTATAAACCTGGCCCGTGTTAGGGCGACCCTGTTTGACACAACTACACAAAACACCTCATTGCCCTGCCAATAAATCTCTTACTGCTGTTATCACTCTAACTCCTTCGTTCATCTCCTCCCCCTTACCCCATCCCcgattcctcctcctccctctccctcttcctcttccgTTTCGCTCATTCTCATTCTCCTCCTTTTCCTTTCATTATTTGTTCccctttctcttcctccttctaCCTATCATTGTAAGAAGAGATGTAGgaatttcttcttcctccttctacCTATCATTGTAAGAAGAGATGTAGGAATCTAATTCCctcgttcacccccccccccctcttcctcttcgctcattctcctcttcctcctcttcctcttagtTTCATTACAAGCTCCCCTTTCTTCTTCCTTCCTCAACCTGTCATTGTAAGAAGAGATGTAGGAATCTAACTCCTTcgttcaccccctccccctttcttcctTCCTTACCCTTCTTCCCGCTTCCTCTTcgcttattctcctcctcctcctcctcctcctcctcctcttagttTCATTACCAGCTACCTTTTCTTCTTCATTCCTCTACCAGTCCTTGTAAGAAGAGATGTAGGAATCTAACTCCCTCGTTCACCTCCCCCCCGCCTCTTCCTTCTTCCTTACCCTTCTTCCCTGTTCCTCTTTGCTCattctcctcctcgtcctcctcttcctcttcctcttagtTTCATTACCAGCTACCCTTTCTTCTTCATTCCTCTACCAGTCCTTGTAAGAAGAGATGTAGGAATCTAACTCTTTCGttcacctccccccccccgccTTTTCCTTCTTCCTTACCCTTCTTCCCTCTTCCTCTTtgctcattctcctcctcctcctcctcttccttttagtTTCATTACCAGCTCCCCTGTCTTCTTCCTTCCTCAACATGTCATTGTAAGAAGAGATGTAGGAATCTAACTCCTTCGTTCACCCCCCTCCTTTTCCTTCCTTACCCTTCTTCCCTCTCCCTCTTtgttcattctcctcctcctcttcctcgtaGTTTCATTACCAGCGCCCCTTTCTTCTTCCTTACTCTACCTGTCATTGTAAGAAGAGATGTATGAATCTAACTCCTTCGTTTACCCCCCTCCTTTTCCATCCTTACCCTTCTTCCCTCTTCCTCTTTtctcactctcctcctcctcctcctccttcctttcaTTACCAGCTCCCCTTTCTTCCTTTTTCGTCTACCTGTCTTGGTAGGAAGATAGGTAGGAAGATGTAGGAGGAATAACGTGATTGAAACGTTAATTTTtattgttaacaacaacaacaacaaaaacaacaacagcaacaacaacaataataataataataatagtaataataataattgttcatgacctcataataacaaatagtaataataacatttctTTGAATTATGACAAGGATTTCTTacccaaataataacaataacaacaacagtaaccaTCCCTCCTTCGCCTACTTTATATACCACAGGCGCCTCCTTCGTCCGCCCTTTGGCCGCGCCCTTCGAAATGCCCCGCCGAAGTAATGAAGACAAGCGCGTGGGTCCTCTTCTCTAATGACATGAGGCCGTTGTTTAGTGTCCCATCAATTTGTTGGCCCGGGCGTTCATTATGGCCCCAGGACACTATCCACATGGCTCCCGTCTTAAGAGAGGcgactccccctccccctccctcacccctcccctcccccccttgaTACGTTTTTCCAGCGACATAAtatcttttttcctctttttcctctGTTTCCCCAGAGTGGTTATAAGGTCCTGGGTAgggtttagataataataataataataatattaataataataatattgtattggtTATGCAGGGCGGATAATAGATTATTTAGTTGAAATGAATTTGTTTATATGTAATcaattatagatattcattgaattaGTAATTGGAGGTAAGGAGAGTGtcggagacttttttttttttttagttctaaaaacataacagacactcacacgtctcgaactgtcgacctaactacgccgtgactcctcgctgctgggaggaagggcgatggtggctggcaCAATCCAAACATATGCTACCGAGGTCTAGCgttgtcaggcagggcagccggtcgggactacggtaaacatacgctaccggggtctacgcgatggcaggcagggcagccggtcgggactacggtaaacatacgctaccggggtctacgcgatggcaggcagggcagccggtcgggactacggtccatcccaaaagccaaagcaaagtccttcaaaagaaggcaacagtgTTACCCCATACGAGGAGGTACAGTGGATGGaaatacatactgtagatattaCTGGATGGGAAAAAAGATAGGTTACTCGTCTGGTGGGTGTGaggtatatagatatctataaaatGCATttgtgaaatagaatatatattcatAGGGTTAACTACATATGAATAGGGGCAGGAACTTACATAGGCGGTAGGGCTTAGTGGGTATACATAGTCTATCACAGTGTGCATAAAAGGAGAGGAAGTAAGTATACTGTACATGGAGTGTATTAGATGAAATACCGTTAaaaagtgaagatatatatatatatatatatatatatatatatatatatatatatatatatatatatgtatatatatgtgtgtgtatatatatatatatatatatatatatatatatacacatacatatatacatacatatatatatatatatatatatatatatatatatatatatatatatatatatatatatatatatagattattcattTAGTAGAGCGTACATGGAAAGTGTGGAATTGTATTGTTTGGGTAAATAGAATTTACTTAACATTGTATTAGGGGGAGAGGGGGTAGGAGCTGAGTGTGTTGGTATGAATATATTGCATGGGATGGGGGTTGGAAAGGGACTATCGTATAggatattgggggggggggtgtaccaAGATGGTGTcatgtggcggggggggggggggaatgtttacTTGACGTATACCAGTGACTGGAAATTTGTCTTCGTAGTCGTCCATCTTAGTTATTGGTTCCTTTTTTATTagggggttttttttttttttttacactggtaatcgaattgatttttttttattttaatgttggtttaTTCACGTTCGTAGTATTATAAGTTTCatcatacaagtttttttttttttatttattaaattttcttaaaCTAGGTAATTGATGTCTATTTTCTTGTAGATTTTATTGTGTGCGCGCGCACGAGCGCGTGTTAATGTGCCTATTGTAGCTTGAAATAAACAACTTCCATCAATTTGTTTTGTTTATAAAGTTGtgaattatatagaatattttccaGCGAAAAAAATGCCATATTACTGGACGTATTCTTtatcaaaaaaaatattctacactTTAATGCCTTTCTCCAGATCTATGATTTGCCTTAtttaacaaaaaccaaaaaaagagACAGAGTTAAATACGCCTGTTCCAAATAAGTGATTATTTACGCCTATTAAATTTTTCTTCCTCGTTCATTTCGCTCTCGGTTTTCGATTCGGAGATATTTAAGAATTAACACCAGCTGATCCGGCCGATGCGTTCCAGAAGTTTTGTCGCCGGACATTTCCGAGTTTTGTCTCCGGacatttccgtaaaaaaaaaaaaaaaaaaaaaaaaaaaaaaaaaaaaaaaaaaaaaaaaaaaaaaaaaaaaaaaattcatccggAGACCGTCCGACTGCAGTTGTCTCATACGGACACAGCCGGTTAAAATCAGTAAGCGGATTTGGCTTCGTTAATCCGGACTCCTCGTTAACAATGGATCTTTTGAGACTGCCATTTGCGGATTTTTCGGATCTTTTTTAATAAAATGCGGATGTGACTTCTCCGGTTCTGAGATCGACAATGGAGGCCTTTGAGATTGATTTTACAATCGTTCGGACAGGTTTTATAGATGAAGGCGAAGCCGGAGTCGGTGTTGTCCGATTTCATTTTTCGCAATGGATTGATCAGATTCGCCAATCTAATTCGGATGAAGGAGCGATGAATGGAGCATACCCATTTGCTTACCTTTTATCAATAACGATGCGTCAAAAGCATCTTTTAAGGAAAATATTTAGCGTTTTTGAGTTTCGGCTAAGtctgtttatatttatttcttgataCAGAATTAACACCCATATTTTATGCCAATATTTCATCCCTCTAGAATTCTTGAAATAGAGTATTTTGTCCCTCTAGAATTCTTAAAATAGAGATTACGCTCGCTGTTTCGCCACTCATATTCTATACCAATATTTTATCCCTCTAGAATTCTTGAAATAGAGATTTCACTCACTATTTTTAGTAAAGTGATTTTCACCTCACTTAAGATCAGGTAAAACCCTTTTTGGTCACTCACTCCACTCAAACAAAATTCGCTGAACAGTGCTACCGTAATGTACAGTTGGAGACGGGAATTCCCGGTTCCccttgctccgaagaagtgcacccagccatacCATTACTGCGAGGCGAGTTCCCGTGTTTAACCCCGCTCATCACCTCTGTCATCTCGTCCTACACTATCTGTGTGGATGTAACTGGGTGTACTTCTCTAGAGTAGTGTCAGGGTCTACTTTTCCGGAGCGAGGAGTTGtgaattatatagaatattttccaGCGAAAAAATTTCCATATTACTGGACGTATTCTATATCCAAAAAGATATTCTACACTTTAATGCCTTTCTCCAGATCTCTGATTTGCCTTATTTAACAAAACCCAAAAAGAGCCAAAGTTAAATACGCCTGTTCCAAATAAGTGATAATTTAAGCCTATTAGTTTTTTCTTCCTAACCACAATTAAATATGTATATCCAAGCGGTAGGTATagtgcattcttgcagacattttgtgtaaaattcagcgtGTTTTATTACTATGAATGGGCCCCTAAAAATTGCAaacgaagctggggaaggaagagaagacgatggattgacgagctatgaaaatttgcgAGCATAGActgtcataaaaagaccataaaattTGACGTAAGTGGAAGAACATGTATTAGGCCTTagtgctgcagtggactagcaacagctgatgatactGTTGATAATGTACACCCCGTACATCTTCGGAGCGAGGAGTGCCAGGGTGTACATCTTCAGAGCGAGGAGTGCCAGGGTGTACATCTTCGAAGCGAGCAGTGCCAGGGTGTACATCTTCGAAGCGAGCAGTGCCAGGGTTTACATCTTCGAAGCGAGCAGTGCCAGGGTTTGCATCTTCGAAGCGAGCAGTGCCAGGGTTTACATCTTCGAAGCGAGCAGTGCCAGGGTTTACATCTTTGAAGCGAGCAGTGCCAGGGTGTACATCTTCGGAGCGAGGACTGCCAGGGTGTACAT
The DNA window shown above is from Palaemon carinicauda isolate YSFRI2023 unplaced genomic scaffold, ASM3689809v2 scaffold3644, whole genome shotgun sequence and carries:
- the LOC137636714 gene encoding glutamine-rich protein 2-like — translated: LHLGTLRSEDVHLGTPRSEEVHPGTLRSKDVHPGPPRSEDVHPGPPRSEDVHPGTPRSEEVQPGTPRSEDVHPGTAIFEDVNPGTPRSEDVHPGSPRSEDVHPGSPRSEDVHPGTARFKDVNPGTARFEDVNPGTARFEDANPGTARFEDVNPGTARFEDVHPGTARFEDVHPGTPRSEDVHPGTPRSEDVRGVHYQQYHQLLLVHCSTKA